AAATGTTACATTGGAAGTGTTCTTTCCTTCAAGAAAAGACAATTTGTTGCCTCCGCCTAAACCAAGAACAGTAAGCTTTTGGAGCTTTGAAAGCATGTCAAGCTCAATCTGTCCTTCGAACATATTACCAGCTAGATCAAGAATTGTAAGATTCTCTAACTTGAAGAGGAAATATGGAATTTCACCTTGAAGATCATTATTGGAAAGGACCAAGCAATTTAAAGTGGTTAGATTCATTATCCAAGTTGGAATTTCTCCATTTAAATTGCACCCACTCAATCCTAACCATCGAATTGGAGGAAGGATTGTCACATTGACATCCCTATTTTGTGAGATCAAGGACAATTTATTGACAGACAAGTCAAGAATATCAAGTATCTTTAGCTTCAAAAACATGTCAAGTGCTAGGCGGCCTtcgaaaaaattagaaaatagatctaAAGTTACAAGATTCTCTAATTCAAAAAGAGAGCGAGGGATTTCACCATGAAAGTTATTATCTTCAAGAATCAAGTGAGCTAAATTGGTCAGGTTTCCAATGGATGCAGGTAATGTGCCCTGCAGATTTTGGTTTTCAGCAAAATTCAAATATGTTAAGTTTGCAAGAGAGAATATTCCGATAGGAAACTCACCATGTAGTTCACATTGGCGAAAAGAGAGTTTTTGCAGAGATGTAAGGTTTGTGAGCGTGTGAGGTAAAGATGATGAAATGGTGACAAAATTAAGGCGAAGTTGTTCAAGACTTGTTGAATTTTGAATTAAGCTTCGCAGAGTGGATTCCTTGAGATGTAAACGGTTGATAAATGGAAAATCAAGCTGGTCAACATAGCTGTTTAGATCAAGGGATAACAATTTGGACAAATGGGAAATTTGAGTTGGGACTTCACCGGAAAATGTGGTTTCACCAAAGTGAGAAACATTCAAATGCCTCAGTTGTGACAAATGACCTATCCTGGCTGGAATTTGCGAGTGATTGAAGTCATTGTCAAAAAGATCAAGGCTTTGAAGATGCACAAGTGAGAAAAGGGTGCTATTGGGATCCATGGAACCATAGAGTTGGCTGCTACTGAGATCAATGGAAATGACATGACCTGTGAGCTCATCACATTCAATGCCATCCCACAAGCAGCAATCTGTGGACGGATTCCAAGAAAGAGTTTTAGGATAACTGAAAGGATTGTAGGAAGCATACTTACTTATGATGAAGCTTTGTTTAAAGCTGAGCAAGGCATTGCTTTCATGTTGATGGCATTCATGATGATGAGTAGTAGTTGAATCATTCAAAGTTAAACAGTTTGTGAACAGGGAGGatgagaagaggagaagaaactGTATGGAGAAAGCAAGAGAACACAACAACCCCATTATTGTCAGTTGAATTGCAATAGGTTTCAATGGATGAAATGTTTGGGACACTTGAATCGGTTTTTATAGGCAAGTATAAAGTGTCCGCATTCTCTAAAATGGAGTGTATACTGGGTGGAGACTCTAACAACCATCTTTTTTCCACTACTATTTCACTTTGCTAACAACTTTGCATTTGACGTCGTCGTTAATACTTAACTGTACATGCAACTTCATGACTTCTATATCTTTCAAGCCTTATATATAGTAATCTCTCACAAGTCACAGGGGACAATGTATCTTTCAAGCCTTATCTATATCTTTCTTTACCGCCACAAACTTCCTTGCTTTTGGCGTTCTAAGTTATGCACTTGCAAAAAGTGATATGTATATGTATTTTTCTTAATTCCGCTGTAGTGACGATAGATCATACATTCATACTCAATAGAGTGTGAAATTGCATTTCCGTTTGTTTTggtgaaaacaagaaaaaatggtCATACAAATTTTTGAATTGAAATAATGGAGTTATAGGTccataaaaattcaaatattttccaTATCATTTAAACCTATAAGTCTGTACAAGTCTCTTTAACCTAATTCATCTTACGCGTCACTATCTAACCAACTTTTCAATCAATGCGCAAATATATAATTGTCTTTTTCGAAAAGAATCCGTtttctttttcgaatttctttagcattttttatttacattctcTTCCATCTCTACGTTTCTTTTCGTTTGTTCTCTACATTCTTGTCATGGCCGAAAGTGAGCCATGACCGGCGCTAAGGAAAATAATCTCCAAGCAAGCCTAACCGactcaaatataagttgaataagaaagttacaaatatttttaataaatttacagTGTCTAAAATGTATAATTACCTATTTTTAACaaaaggtaaaataaataaatatggatAGATTCTACCTGTGTCAAATAGAGCATATACTTCTAGGAACTCGACAAAAAATCGGTACCTATTGCAGATCGTTTCTCTTGAATAGAAAATCTCACATAGTCAAGTATTTGTTTCTGAAAAATATGGTGAATTTTacaactcagtgactagacaacACATCTATAATCCATATGAGATcatataaacattattatcaaagtaatttttaattagaaaatagtaGTTGATagtaataagtgaatcaataagggagttctcatacaaaaatcaaatcaaaagtccacacttgaGCGGCTCCACCTTTAACGGTAGCCTTTTCCTCTCGTGTATCCGTACAGAATAACAGATCAaatgtgtggcctacacgttaggctagcaatggTTCTACTAGCTGAGGTCTCAGCTAGATGCATCTAaattaacgtcataaccgccgttaactacgattttctaatacgggcctcccaaaccaattcaaacatATAATTTCGAATATAACAAATTCTTCGGTCTTTCAAACATGAGGtatcaattcaaatcaaataatactttCTCATCCAAATCATATTCAATCATATTTCCTCAATTTTAAGGCATTTCAAACATatttcacaattttaaaataagtgagtactaacaaatacttcaatgtttcaaaaatacatattcgAGTAAAATCAAATGCTTTAGAATAATATAAAACTTCTCAAACATACATATAGTCTCATGTGCATATTAAAATCAGCTTAACAAGTTCAAAGGAttttaaaaccaatttaaaattctttaatttaGATCTTTGTAAGTATAACTAAGTTCAAAGCATGtatgttaaaataattataaacattgatggtttcagtggctaagagaaggggagttgaatcttagcccccttttcgcttgattacactttctggtctttgaggagacttttttatttttatctcgtccctagccacgagacttttatttttgtctcgtcacttggcacgagatatttttggttttagcacttgtgcagtagaaacagaaatggagtagaagagaaagaaaattacacccagatatatcctggttcaactgttgagtgcaatgcagcctacatccagtctccatcacaataatgatggaatttcactataatcaacctgattacaaattgtaaagtgctaacccaacttacaagggattcccgcagaatcatgaaacacgacatagatgaacaaaggaacactaaggacatctatggatttttcttttaatttttcactctctgcctttttccgctctatggctttttttatacaaacctcactgtttgcctttttccatgagactcaagacatgacaaaattaaacagaaaaacacaaaatagaatacattgaaggagaagaaaatctataagcttaggtagctatgagaatcctgtgccttgcactctcactgcttatTTCTAATTCCTTGAATCAAACCGTGGCTGTTCACCCTTTTtaatagaagagggaagcctccacagtTGAAACCAAAACCCAAGCTTGACTTCTTTTTCTTCACAcataaccggttcggccagagagagagaagaggtaactcatgcaaaacccaacatgcaaatacctctagttcttccttggtcatcagACTTCATCAATCCAAGCgttccatccttggcttgctctccaagatggatttctggcccttgatgcttcatgatgatgatggcttcatctactccaatctctgcctcttccatcacgtagccaccctaACTACCTtttgtggtggttgagcagaatcagagacaagccatccctccaagaatcttctccttgctggccgaatcttcttctaccatttttggtatgaagaagccaagatctcatcacaaaatcttactacaagtgataagaatctcagccactacattttttatattttcttgtcatcattgtgatggtcttgatgcaagtagcttcttcttccttttgGTAGCTTAACTTAGCTTCCATAATTTCCTGAGATATGACCGAAGGAAAGAAAGAGAGATTAGAGAGAGAAGATTGCTCTTTAGTGAAGATAGGAAAGAGAGtgagataaattaatttgattcgAAACCCAAGCCTAGAAGCGTGTAGTGCACTTAAGGCTATCACATCATTTCTCcactttctttttccattttccaAAGTCTGCATTAAGTATAATAGAACAAATTTAAAATCCATTCAAAAGTGAATTTGATTTCCGTGGAAACATGCATGGAGCTCTTTCTCTCTATTTCTCAATTTGGACCAAGTTAATGGATCTTTTCATCAAACTTAGTTTGGGCTAATTAACATCAATTCTGGcccaataataataattcagCTTCACTTTGTTGATTATAATCTTTGAATCAATGCTGAGTTAAAATTCACACTTGGGCTTGcatcatatcatttaatttttgGCCCAATATAAACCTGCattgcaaaataattttaatcaatatttaatcccaaaatcaatttaataattttaaaattaattatattaataatatttgatcatcacttaatttaaaaatagagttttccaaactcatcagacATAAAGCCAAAATATtacaattataaatgtaaagtctACTCACAATTTGATCCCAAGGGACCGAAGAGACCAAACCCGGAGTACCAAACTAAAGGGTATGAAAGAACGCAAAATTTGAAAGTGGCAGCTCTGATAGGGAAGCAGAACAGCAAACAGAGGCACCACAGAACAGAAGTGACGATGGCTAAAGGTAGAACAACGACGACAACATCAACAACTGTGGTAAAACAGTAGcaaaaacaaaacagaacaagCAACCACTAACCAGGTTCGAACGGTGGTGAAACAGAATTGACAAAGTTGTGAAACGCTTCCTACGAAATTTTCGAAGGGCAAGGATAGTGGCGGAAGGCTCCAATGGAGGAAGAATGGAGGATAGAGCACGGTCGGACAGGACAACAGCTTTCTGACGAGCTCTCCTCCGGCAACGACACAGCAGCTCAGCGACTAGCTCCTTCAATGACGGCGACAACCACTGCCACAGCCCCAACAGCGACGGCAGCGGCACTGCTCTCTCTCTCCCACTCTTATGGCCCCTCTCAAGCATGGTGACGGCGGTGGCAGTGACCCACCGGTGCCACctctctcttcccttcttctcttcttccttcctcCATCACTCCCCCTctccttcctctttctctcttttggTTGTCTTCTGTCCATAGGGTGGGGGTGTATGTGATAGAGTAGGTGTTAGTGggtttaatttgggaattagCGTTATGATTTGATAAAAGAAATAAGGGTAGTGTAGGAATTTTGATAAATTGGAGGGtttgataataataaaagaaatcaaatgtaaaatgtttaaaaaaaattcaggaCATTACAAGTCTCTTCCTTCGTTTTTcgcaatttctttctttttctatatttttgaaatcaagttttgaaatcaGATTTGAATAGTTATCtcattgttgaagataatgaatgattcaagttcaAATTGTCAATTAAATCAGAGTGAAGTGGATTATTATTATAAATCCAATTAAGTGACtgaggtgtggttcgattctagttaatatttttgttaatagtttatGATTCggtaggtgaataatgtttttgtttgtgaaaattgttgttcatcattaataatttgaattgaatgtaatgtaggaGTTTTGcatcaaagaaaatatttttgtgtatttgcagcaaatttcagTGTAAAACTAAGACATGATGTGTATCGTTTAAAAATTTTCAGTGGATTTGTACTGAaaagttctacataattcaaaactctttctcttcctcctcccttatcttctgctgctgcttcttttttttccatcattatcaccaccatcttcttcttttttttattcatattttctttcttattttaccttctcaaacttctttttgttttactcttttaacaagaataaaaacaaaaaaatcaaacaaagaagaagaaacacataatactgtaaaattacttagaagatgatgaacttacattcattcaaccaaaaaaaagaaacaaataacaaaaaaaaagaaaaaaaatacagcattagagaaaatattttcgtGTAGTTGCAGCAAATTTCGGTATAAAACTAAGacatttatgtgtattgtttaagagtTTTTCATGAATTTGTACTGATaaattctacataattcaaaactcttcatcttcctcctcctatcttttgctgtttcttcttcttcttctttttcatcatcatcatcatcaccatcttcttctttttttttcttattcatcttttctttcttattttaccttctcaactctcttcttgttttactctcttaacaagaataaaaacaaaaaaaaatcaaacataaaagaagaagaaacacataatattgcaaaattacttggaagatgatgaacttacattcattcaactaaagaaagaaacaaataagaaaaaaaagaaaaaaaatacagcattagagaaaatatttttgtgtatttacagcaaattttggtataaaactaagatatttatgtgtattgtttaagaatttttggtggaATTGTACTGATaacttttgtataattcaaaactcttcctcttcctccttcctcatcttctgcttcttcttcttctttttttttttcattatcatcatcaccatcttctttttcttattcatcttttctttcttattttaccttctcaagtttcttcttgttttactctcttaacaagaataaaaataaaaaatcaaacaaagaagaagaagaaacacataatgctgtaaaattacttgaaagatgatgaacttacattcattcaactaaaagaaaaaaagaaataagaaaaaaaaagaagaaaaaaaatgcagcattaaatGAAACATTTCTGTGTAGTTGTAGTAAATTTCGGTGTAAAATTAAGacatttatgtgtattgtttaagaattttcggtgaaTTTGCActaataaattctgcataattcaaaactcttcatcttcctcctcctcatcttctactgcttcttcttcttcttcatcttcttattttattttctcataattatttttaaattcagtTTTAAAACTTTCTTCACTTTTCGTGACGATTTTGAGATATTTTGATCGTTGTTTGAATTTTAAGCATTGCGGTTTTGATTGAGGGAAAAGAATCATTTGCGCTATTCAAGAGTTGGGGAGAAGCGCGTGTTTACACGTAATCTAAACTAAGAGGGAAAAGAACCATTTGCGCTAATCCAACTTATATGAACTTGTATGCcaaaaaatttgtatatatagCAGGCCTGATAAAAATTTTACAATATAAGACATGATTTATGGACCAATAAATCTACCACCTTTTAAACTtaaaacccctaaaccctaattcTTTAGTAACATGGTACAAGTTTcatcacaatttttttttaataatattttaaattagttcttAAGAATTTTTTAGTCGAATATTTTAatcattaataaattttaatcatcaAATTAGTCTCTTAACTTTTATTTTGCCGGCAAATCAATCCCATGTGAGATTGTCTATCTATTTGAAGGGACTCATCTGAAACTTATAAAAAAGTTTTAAGAATTATTATgtcttttaataaataatatccGAAATTGATTTGTCTAACTTTTTACTTAAATTTGGCGTAGAAATTAATATGTCTAAAAAAAAGTTACGAACTAATTTAgtgcttaaaattttttaagaattaaattgTTCGACTAAAATTTTTTTGGACTGATTTGaaatattattcaattttttcttaAGAGCTTATTTAgttccttttattttttagaatctATAAGGTTATCGTAAAACTTTTCAAAACctacttatttttttgttttttatgaacaTATGAGTAAAAACATCTattaatctattttattatataaaaatcggatgtctgcacttaatgatggagttgaCGTGACATGTTCTGGAGAGTGTTtcccgatttaattattttaattcattcaatacaatttattaccatgacttaattatatcagctaattaatttgattagatatttaaatattaatataatttattataatatatattacttaattaattttactacattaattataatttgttatattagttaattaatttattcatttataaagtctgaaataaaataaataatttattatttattctaattgaattcattaaatttaattatacattatatatgaattaataataatttgtaaatcactttatattatatatgtattaacaaaatattatatatgttttaatgtgttaattaagtattatatatgcacagaaaaataaatacaaagatgatttatataatattaataatattatattagcacggtgatttttttgttttgatatcatatagtattaataatgataatattattatatagtattatataaactttctaatattagtatagaaaattagaaaattattccTTATGCCAATCATTCATAGTAGAATAGTGTGTCCTTTATATAGTATTGATAATTGTTGCTTAATTTAAAGTAATTGTATGTTaatatcttaaatttattttcaataatgacctaaatagataaatctaattgaattgaatgattatataaaatattttatattattaatatactaaaattaaattcattttttggttcagaattttataggtaaattttatacaagattaagtaattttttatttttttatttgttttatctatgttactttatttaattttaagtagcgtcatatttacaattactgccagtatgatattttataaaatatgaaaatcaatttttttataatttaaatatcaatgttTGAATAGAAGAATTTAACAGACtcacaatgagagagagagagaaaaatttaCCTAGAGAAAAGAAACTCGGCATAAGAATGGTGGCGACGGGCTCAACAACGACGGTAACAGAATGAGCAGTGATGATGACATAAGCTGTGaacagtgacggacccagaaaaatttagtaatgcagacaaaaatataataaaatttaggtgtagatatttttttttgcttcCCACCATATTCAacaagttaaggactaatccgtcatgAATTTGAATTCCATTTAAGAATCTACAATTGGCCGGCAACGAGTTGCTATACATACGAGACAAAATTCGAACCCTCAATACTTATTTAAGCGGACGACTAAGTTGATCACTTGATCAATCTAAATTGGTTTAgatatattcaaattttaaaattagaactatctaatacatattaataagaactagaaatatacacacaatcattattataatatttaaaataataaaagtataatttcatacacatagtataatatttaaaataacaaaaaaatatttataaggatttttttatttttaacatgattaaatattatttttatatatatttttaaacaattattttacttaattgtcaaatctacttattataatttttatagtataaataaattttttaaccaaaataattacagtatattaatacatagataatatatttttttatc
The sequence above is drawn from the Arachis hypogaea cultivar Tifrunner chromosome 4, arahy.Tifrunner.gnm2.J5K5, whole genome shotgun sequence genome and encodes:
- the LOC112797748 gene encoding uncharacterized protein produces the protein MGLLCSLAFSIQFLLLFSSSLFTNCLTLNDSTTTHHHECHQHESNALLSFKQSFIISKYASYNPFSYPKTLSWNPSTDCCLWDGIECDELTGHVISIDLSSSQLYGSMDPNSTLFSLVHLQSLDLFDNDFNHSQIPARIGHLSQLRHLNVSHFGETTFSGEVPTQISHLSKLLSLDLNSYVDQLDFPFINRLHLKESTLRSLIQNSTSLEQLRLNFVTISSSLPHTLTNLTSLQKLSFRQCELHGEFPIGIFSLANLTYLNFAENQNLQGTLPASIGNLTNLAHLILEDNNFHGEIPRSLFELENLVTLDLFSNFFEGRLALDMFLKLKILDILDLSVNKLSLISQNRDVNVTILPPIRWLGLSGCNLNGEIPTWIMNLTTLNCLVLSNNDLQGEIPYFLFKLENLTILDLAGNMFEGQIELDMLSKLQKLTVLGLGGGNKLSFLEGKNTSNVTFLSQIDSLELSSCNFVHFPNFIQHLQELTTLSISNNNIKTIPSWLWNKTTLESLEVSNNLLMGEISPSICNLQSLVELDLSSNNLVGMIPSCLGSFSQSLQLLNVSGNKLTGNIPQIYVKGNVLQLIDFSSNKLYGQLPRALVNCRMLEFLDVRHNHFNDSFPFWLGSLPKLKVLSLRDNEFHGAIMCPLKYTFPQLQIIDLSQNGFSMKLTSEIIMCFKSMIISNKRQLDFKDVIHSGIEEIDIDSHPFSMSNKGVVMDYPGSQYLHHMVAVDLSCNKISGEIPDIMGSLNRLVVLNLSNNMFTGSIPSSLGKLSNLEVLDLSLNNLSGNIPQQLTGLTFLDFFNVSFNNLSGPIPENGQISTFDNNSFEGNKDLCGIQLLKKCEDHPKPPLQKPDGDQDSESGSFFKFCWMVILIGYVGGLVAGLALGNAFSVDVYRLLKKIF